Sequence from the Bacillus thuringiensis genome:
TAACCGCAATGAAAAAGCTTGTATACTGTATTTTTTCTATAAATACGCCTCCTAATACAGGTCCCAGTATACTTCCTAAACTAAAGGCAATTCCAGATAATATATTACCTGCTGGCAATAAGTGTCTCGGTAATAAATCTGTCATAAATCCAAGACCTAATGAGAAGCACGATCCAATGACCATACCCGCTAATAGCATGCAGGCAAAGACAATCCAGTAATATTGATCAAATACGGCTGCAAGTAGAAAAATGCCCGTACTTATGCTGAACGTCCACGTTAAAATACGGTCCCTTCCGTATTTGTCACTTAATATACCGAGCGGAATTTGTGTAATAATGCCCCCAACTGCAAATGCTGGTAATAAGAAGGATACTTCTGAAACAGACCATCCTTTACGAAGCGCGTATACTGGTAAGTTACTATTTAACATTGCTTCGAGTACGCCATATGCAAGTGGCCCAAGTAACGCAATCCATCCTAATCCAACAACTTGTTTATAACGAGAAAATGATGATTCACTCTTCACTTCTCTTTCATCTTGCGCTGGGAATGCATTTTTCGTTGGCAGTAATAGGAGCCAACCTATTAGGCACAGTATAGTAGATATAATAAATGGCGTTGCAAGACCATACTGCACAGTGCTTGCTAAATACGGACCGACGGCAAAACCAATTCCGAAGAATACACCGTATATCGATACTTGTCTCCCTATTTTACTCGGGTCTGATGTTGTCGTAATCCATGTTTGTGTTCCGACATGCAGCATATGATCTCCGACTCCAACTAGAAATCTAAGGATAAACCATACCCAGAATGAAAAAGTTTGTGTAAAAAAGAATAATGAAATAATAACGAGAAACCCACCAATAACAATTATCGGCTTCATTCCGAACTTTTGCATCGGTTTTTCAAGAAACGGTGAAATAACTAATATCCCAATGTATAGTGCCGTCGCATGAATACCATTAATACTTGAACTAACCCCTTCTTGTTCAAAAATCATTGCAATGGCTGGTAAGAGCATACCTTGTGACAAACCCGAGATTGCTACAATCCCAACCATAATCCAAAAAGTAAAACGCATTGACATCCATTTCCCTCTCCTTCTCACGCTTTCCACCTTTCATTATAAACTGTTTCTTTAGATGCGTGTACGAATATTATCAATAAAAAAGAAGCTAAAAGAATGAACATTTCAGCTTCTTAACCTTCCCAAACTTGTGCTTTCACATTGTTATGGAATTGCTTGAAATACGGATGTTTATAAAAAGCAGTTTCATATAAATAATGATGCGAATGAACAATTGGTGGCTGTTGTATTTGTAGCGGAACTACAGCTGGTGAAACTTGCATATACAGCGGAGCTATCATCATTTTTGTATATACATGATGATTATATGGCGAATGCGCAATTAAGAGCGGATGATGCATGGATAATCTCCCCTTTTACCTACAATGTTATAGTATATGCAATACCTTTCATTTCGGGGATTATTTCTGTTCTAACCAATGCTCTACATGCTTTATAAATACATCTAAACAATCAATAAACGGTGAATGACCGCAATCTTCTAATATCTTCAACTCTGCATTTGGCAAATGTTTTGCTAATTCCTCACCGACTACTTGCGGTACGACGTAATCTCTGTCACCTTGTATGACGAGTGTTGGAGCTTTAATATGATGAATTTGTTTATTTCCCTCTACAACCCCGTTATGTTCATCCGAAATATTAAATGTAATGAGCGCATAATTCACATCTACGAAATTACGTTGCGTTAACATATCATCTAAATACTTTTCATAACGATCCGGTTCAGGTTGATTATGTGTATATATTAATAAATTCCATACTGTGCGGTAATATAGTTTATTCATATTTTTTATCGCATCTAGCACTGGTGCAATTTGTACTGGATCTTGCGCGATTTCTTCTTTCGTTTTTAATAGACTCGTTACGATCGGTTGCCCGTTAATATCTTTTTTAAAGATTGGATAGCCCTTCATTCCTACTGATTCTACTAAAATTAACTTTTCGACAAACGTTGGATGATTCGCTGTAAATTGCATCGCAACACCACCGCCCATTGACCAGCCCATTAATGAAAATTTCTCTAATTTTAATTGATCGATAAATAGTTTTACATCTCTTGCAAAGTCTTGTAATGAATCTATCGATTGATTATATGTTGATTGACCAAATCCTCTTAAATCAAGAGCGTAAATATGGTATTGATCTTGCAGCTTTTCAATAACTAAATCCCAATGTTGTGACGATGTCATGTTCCCGTGAATGAGCACAAGAATTTCTGTATTTTGCCTTCCAACTTCCTGATACGCAATCGTTTCTCCGTTCGATAGTGAAACAAACTCCATTGTTGCAGGCTTAATCATCACAAGTTCCCCCATTCTTTTTAATAGAAAGAAAATTCTTTACTTACTTAAAGAATAACACGCAGAATGTATGTTCTCAACAAAAAAGCTATACGAATTTTTTACATAAATCAACATGTCTATTACTAGACAATTAAAATAAAAAAGTATATAGTTAGCTAGGTAACTAATTTGAAAGGATCTAACTATATGGACGAAAAACAACATTTTTTTCACATTGTCAGCCAGACTTCTCGCAAGTTTACGAAGAAATTTAATGAACGCGTATCTCCAACTGGGTTATTTAGTGCGCAGTGGGCTGTTATTTTCCGTATCAATCAAACTGGTTCTTGTACGCAAACAGAATTATGTCAGTATTTAAATGTTGAATCACCAACGATGACCCGTACGTTAACACGTATGGAAACGATGGGCTGGATTATTCGTACAGAAGGAAAAGATCGCCGTGAGAAGCTCATTTCGTTATCAGAAACAGCGATAAAAATGATTCCGGTATGGCAAGAAGAAGTTGATACTTTCGAAGAAAAGACGCTAGAAGGTATTAACGAAGATGATTTACATCAAGCATTTCAAGTGTTACAACAAATCATTAAAAATTTAGATTAAATTGGAGGGATGACGATGCAAAGTGAGAAACTTTGGACGAAGGATTTCCTCGGAACTTGTTTTAGTAGTCTATTTCTCTTCTTAACATTTTATATGCTTATGACTACTTTACCTGTCTATGTAATAGACGGCCTAAAAGGAAAACCTGAGGAAATTGGTTTAGTTGCAACTGTTTTTCTTATTTCATCTGTTTTATGTCGACCATTTACAGGAAAATGGCTCGATGATTTAGGAAGAAAGAAAATATTATTTATTTCACTTTCATTATTTTTAGCCGCCACTGTTATGTATTTCGGTGCGCAAAGTTTATTTTTATTACTTGCCCTTCGCTTCTTACATGGTATTGGGTTCGGTATGGCAACAACTGCAACGGGTACGATTGTCACAGATGTTGCGCCAGCTCATAGACGCGGCGAAGCACTTGCCTATTTCGGCGTATTTATGAGTCTGCCGATGGTAATTGGTCCTTTTTTAGGTTTAACAATTATTTCTCATTTTTCATTTACAGTATTATTTATCGTTTGTTCCGTATTTTCATTGCTTGCATTTTTATTAGGACTACTTGTCAATATTCCGCATGAAGCACCAGTAAAGAAACACAAACAAGAAAAAATGAAATGGAAAGACTTACTTGAACCATCTTCTATTCCGATCGCTCTTACAGGATTTGTTTTAGCCTTTTCTTATAGTGGCATTTTATCCTTTATTCCTATTTATGCAAAAGAGCTCGGTTTAGCTGACATTGCAAGTTACTTCTTTATTTTATACGCACTTGTTGTTGTAATTTCTCGTCCATTTACAGGTAAAATTTTTGATCGCTTCGGTGAAAATGTACTTGTTTACCCAGCTATCATTATTTTCACAATTGGGATGTTCATTTTAAGCCAAGCACAAACTTCATTTTGGTTCCTTGGTGCAGGTATGTTAATCGGTTTAGGCTACGGAACATTAATTCCTAGCTTCCAAACGATTGCAATTTCTGCCGCTCCAAACCATCGACGTGGTTCTGCGACAGCTACGTACTTCTCATTCTTTGATAGTGGTATTGGCTTTGGTTCTTTCATTTTAGGTATCGTCGCAGCGAAATCAAGTTATCATAATATGTATTTTATCGCAGCTATTATCGTTGCCTTCACTTTACTTTTATACTATGGATTACACGGACGAAAACAAAAATTCAAGAAACAGCGTACAGACGGACAAATATCCGCTTAACGTAAATAAGGAAAGTAAACTTATCCGTTTACTTTCCTTATTTTGTATTTCTTTTAATTGAAGCGTATACTTATAATAGAAATAAAAAGGAGGGACCGATATGAAACTTAAAAAATCTCCCCTACTCTTACTCATAATCACATTCCTATTTGTAATTACAGGGCTCGGTTTTACATACTTCAAGCACAATAAAACAATCCCATCGAAAAATAACGTGACGAAAAAAAATTGGCTAGATGATCCGTACTTACGCTGGTCGTACACGCATATGAAAGAATTCACTTTAATTAACGAGGTAAATAATAACCCTAATCAAATTTCCCACTTCCCTACTGCATTGCAAAACTTAGACGATTTTGCTGTGGAACGTAGATTTGGAAATACAACTCCTCTAAAAAAACTTTTAGATGATAACAAAACGGATGCTTTCGTCGTTGTACATAATGGACAACTTGTATATGAACGATATTTCAATGGATATAAAGAAAGTGAACCTCATGGTATGGCATCGTTAGCAAAAGTATTTACCGGGGCAATTATACAATCTCTCGCTGAAGAAAACCGTATTGACTTAGAAAAAACAGCTGACACATATATAAAAGAATTAAAAAATACACCGTTCGGTAATGCCTCGCTTCAGCAATTAATGGACATGCAAGTGTCTGCAGAGTACCCGACTCACGGATATGAACATCCAGCTTTAGAAAATCAAGATGCACAACTATATTTAGCGAGCAATATTTTACCCCGAGGTAAAAATTACGACGGTCCGATGAAAATTTATGATATGTTACGAGAAGCAGAAGAAACTGCACCGCCTGGTTCCGATTTTTCTTACGATAACGGATCAGCGGAAACACTCGCTTGGGTTATTCGAACGATCACTGGTAAATCATTAGCTGAAAACGTTAGTGAGCGCATTTGGTCTCAAATTGGTATGGAAGAAAACGGGTATTACGTAACAGATGAAACAAAAGTTGAACAAGCTAGTGCTGGCTTAAATGCAACTGCTAGAGATATGGCGAGATTCGGACAATTATTATTAAATAACGGGGAATATAACGGAAAACAAATTCTCCCTTCTTCTATTACTGAAGATATA
This genomic interval carries:
- a CDS encoding MFS transporter; translated protein: MSMRFTFWIMVGIVAISGLSQGMLLPAIAMIFEQEGVSSSINGIHATALYIGILVISPFLEKPMQKFGMKPIIVIGGFLVIISLFFFTQTFSFWVWFILRFLVGVGDHMLHVGTQTWITTTSDPSKIGRQVSIYGVFFGIGFAVGPYLASTVQYGLATPFIISTILCLIGWLLLLPTKNAFPAQDEREVKSESSFSRYKQVVGLGWIALLGPLAYGVLEAMLNSNLPVYALRKGWSVSEVSFLLPAFAVGGIITQIPLGILSDKYGRDRILTWTFSISTGIFLLAAVFDQYYWIVFACMLLAGMVIGSCFSLGLGFMTDLLPRHLLPAGNILSGIAFSLGSILGPVLGGVFIEKIQYTSFFIAVMIIIGILAMVYMIYMKNQFASRKIESRLGHDKTT
- a CDS encoding alpha/beta fold hydrolase, which encodes MGELVMIKPATMEFVSLSNGETIAYQEVGRQNTEILVLIHGNMTSSQHWDLVIEKLQDQYHIYALDLRGFGQSTYNQSIDSLQDFARDVKLFIDQLKLEKFSLMGWSMGGGVAMQFTANHPTFVEKLILVESVGMKGYPIFKKDINGQPIVTSLLKTKEEIAQDPVQIAPVLDAIKNMNKLYYRTVWNLLIYTHNQPEPDRYEKYLDDMLTQRNFVDVNYALITFNISDEHNGVVEGNKQIHHIKAPTLVIQGDRDYVVPQVVGEELAKHLPNAELKILEDCGHSPFIDCLDVFIKHVEHWLEQK
- a CDS encoding MarR family winged helix-turn-helix transcriptional regulator, with the protein product MDEKQHFFHIVSQTSRKFTKKFNERVSPTGLFSAQWAVIFRINQTGSCTQTELCQYLNVESPTMTRTLTRMETMGWIIRTEGKDRREKLISLSETAIKMIPVWQEEVDTFEEKTLEGINEDDLHQAFQVLQQIIKNLD
- a CDS encoding MFS transporter codes for the protein MQSEKLWTKDFLGTCFSSLFLFLTFYMLMTTLPVYVIDGLKGKPEEIGLVATVFLISSVLCRPFTGKWLDDLGRKKILFISLSLFLAATVMYFGAQSLFLLLALRFLHGIGFGMATTATGTIVTDVAPAHRRGEALAYFGVFMSLPMVIGPFLGLTIISHFSFTVLFIVCSVFSLLAFLLGLLVNIPHEAPVKKHKQEKMKWKDLLEPSSIPIALTGFVLAFSYSGILSFIPIYAKELGLADIASYFFILYALVVVISRPFTGKIFDRFGENVLVYPAIIIFTIGMFILSQAQTSFWFLGAGMLIGLGYGTLIPSFQTIAISAAPNHRRGSATATYFSFFDSGIGFGSFILGIVAAKSSYHNMYFIAAIIVAFTLLLYYGLHGRKQKFKKQRTDGQISA
- a CDS encoding serine hydrolase domain-containing protein, with amino-acid sequence MKLKKSPLLLLIITFLFVITGLGFTYFKHNKTIPSKNNVTKKNWLDDPYLRWSYTHMKEFTLINEVNNNPNQISHFPTALQNLDDFAVERRFGNTTPLKKLLDDNKTDAFVVVHNGQLVYERYFNGYKESEPHGMASLAKVFTGAIIQSLAEENRIDLEKTADTYIKELKNTPFGNASLQQLMDMQVSAEYPTHGYEHPALENQDAQLYLASNILPRGKNYDGPMKIYDMLREAEETAPPGSDFSYDNGSAETLAWVIRTITGKSLAENVSERIWSQIGMEENGYYVTDETKVEQASAGLNATARDMARFGQLLLNNGEYNGKQILPSSITEDIKNVQEGELAVGPGASISYHNQWWIPHNEQGAFEVLGSYGQTLYIDPKANMVIVHFSSNATPSNDIHSTYSNMYVDIAHHLEKLPQ